From one Deltaproteobacteria bacterium genomic stretch:
- the leuD gene encoding 3-isopropylmalate dehydratase small subunit codes for MILSGKAWKYGDDVDTDVIIPARYLNSSDPAELARHCMEDIDASYAGKVSPGDFIVAGKNFGCGSSREHAPISIKASGASAVVARSFARIFYRNAFNMGLPIFEAPEAVDAIETGDRISVDMEKGILRNETKGKEFRFSPIPPFMQELVAAGGLLNYIKTRKKGS; via the coding sequence ATGATCCTTTCGGGAAAGGCGTGGAAGTACGGGGACGACGTCGACACGGACGTCATCATCCCCGCGCGGTACCTGAACAGCTCCGACCCGGCGGAGCTGGCGCGGCACTGCATGGAGGACATCGACGCGTCGTACGCCGGAAAGGTGTCCCCGGGCGACTTCATCGTCGCGGGGAAGAATTTCGGGTGCGGCTCCTCGCGCGAGCACGCCCCGATCTCCATCAAGGCGTCGGGCGCCTCGGCGGTCGTCGCCCGGTCGTTCGCGCGGATCTTCTACCGGAACGCCTTCAACATGGGGCTGCCGATCTTCGAGGCGCCGGAGGCGGTCGACGCGATCGAGACGGGGGACCGGATCTCCGTGGACATGGAGAAGGGGATCCTGCGGAACGAGACGAAGGGGAAGGAGTTCCGGTTCTCCCCGATCCCCCCCTTCATGCAGGAGCTGGTCGCCGCCGGGGGCCTGCTGAACTACATCAAGACCCGGAAGAAGGGGAGCTGA